The Bernardetia sp. ABR2-2B DNA window GAATAACCATTTTCGTGAGGTCACGAAAATGGTCTATCCAAAAAATACCAATAAGAAGCCATAAAACAAACGTTTTCGTAAACTCACGAAAACGATATAAAATACATTAAACCATTTTGTTGAACTCAACAAAATGGTTTAAATAGTTAATAACGTAGTGTAGAATTTTCACTAATTATGAAATGGAACGAAGACAAAGACATAGAAACTGAATGGTTTAGATTATGCCGAAAATTACAATCTCATTTTGATAAAAAACCAGACTTAAATGGTATTTTATTTTTGATGGGAATACAAGAACTAGGACAAGGAATCCGAGCTTTTAGCAAAGATGAAAAACAAGATTTGATGCACATGGCAACTTGCAAGGCACTTAGTTATGCAGAGTATTATCAGCTAGAAGGAAAAGATGAAGACGGCTGGGTGCATTGGAAACTCATCAAACCACTACCTATTCTGAAAATAGAAGAACAAGAAAAACTCCTCAAAATGAATATTATTACTTATTTTAAGGAGGAAGTTTTTAAGGATGAGGAATATTGAAATAAATTTAGAAGTTAGATTTCAGAAGTAAGAAGTAATTACGAATACTTTGAATTAGTGAAATTAATTCTAATTTCTAATTTCTAAAATCTAAATTCAAACTTAGTATATAAACTCTCCGTGAGCAGAAGAAATAGTCAGCTTTTTACCTTCGCCGTCATTCTTTTCTACTCTACCAATTACTTTTGCATCAATTCCAAACGATTTTGAAATATCAATAACCGTTTGAGCATGTTCTTTTGGAAGATAAATCTCTAAACGGTGTCCCATATTGAAGACTTGATACATTTCTTTCCAATCTGTTTTGCTTTCTGATTGAATCAACTCAAAAAGTGGTGGTGTTTCGAATAAAGAATCTTTTATAATATGTAAATTCTGAGAATTATTAACAAAATGAAGAATTTTGGTTTGCGCTCCTCCCGAACAATGAATCATTCCATGTATATGTTCTCTAATTTTATTCAAAATCTCTTTCACTACTGGCGCATACGTGCGTGTAGGCGATAAAATCAATTTTCCAATATCTGTTTTGATGTCCTTTGGAAGCTTTTCATAAATATCTGTCAAACTCCTAGAACCACTATAAACAAGTTCGCTAGGGACGGAGTTATCAAAACTTTCTGGGTACTTCTCGGCATATTTTTTAGTCAAAACGTCGTGTCTTGCAGAGGTTAAGCCATTGCTTCCCATTCCTCCGTTGTATTCTGATTCGTAAGTCGCTTGTCCAAACGATTCTAAACCTACAATCACGTCGCCTTCGCTTATTTTGTCTGTGCTGATAACATCGTTTCGTTTCATTCGTGCTGTTACGGTGCTATCGACGATGATTGTACGGACAAGATCACCTACATCTGCTGTTTCTCCTCCTGTACTGAAAATGGTAATTCCTTGTTCTCTAAGATTTTCTAATAATTCTTCTGTTCCGTTGATTATTTTGGCGATAACTTCGCCTGTAATTAGATTTTTGTTGCGACCAATGGTAGAAGAAAGCAAAATATTATCGGTTGCTCCCACACAAATCAAATCATCAATATTCATAATGACAGCATCTTGTGCAATTCCTTTCCAAACCGACAAATCTCCCGTTTCTTTCCAATACAAATAAGCCAAAGATGATTTTGTACCTGCACCGTCTGCGTGCATTATATTGCAGTATTCTTCATCTCCTCCCAAAATATCTGGGATTATCTTACAAAATGCTTTCGGAAAAATTCCTTTATCGACAGATTTGATGGCTGCGTGTACATCTTCTTTTTGTGAAGAAACACCACGTTGTGAATAACGAGAAGTCATAATTAGTAATTTGTTTTGTCGGTATTGTTGTGCTAAAATACCAAACAAAGGCGAAGAAAATATTTTTTGAAATTTCTTATTACAAAAGTCTGAAAATATTGGGGCTTGTGCAAAATGTAAAGGACTTTAATTTTATTTCTTCTAACCAAACAAATTCAATATATTTATAAAACAGAGTACAAACTAAACCTTAGCTATGAAAATTCTGACATCAGGTAAATATTATGGTAGAAAAGAGTCTGAAGTTAATGTTGATAAACTGATTTTGTCTGAATATGATTATCGTTCGGCTCGTACAGATTGGCATTATCACGAAAACCCATACTTTATGTACTTGCTTCAAGGTAATGTATATGATACAAATAAGAAAGTAACGACACATTGTACTTCTGGTAGTTTGATTTTCCACAACTGGCAAGAAACTCATTACAACGAAAAAGCGACTACACAAGCAAGAGGTTTTCATTTAGAATTTCCTAGAAGTTGGTTTGAACAAAAAAAGTTAGATAGTAATCTTTGGGAAGGCAGCCAACTTATCAACAATCCTACATCACACTATCTACTGGCAAAACTTTACTTTGAGTTTCGGTGTCAAGATATATATTCAGATATTTCTATTGAATTATTGACGCTTCAACTGTGTGAAACGATAGAAAAAAATGAATTTTATGAAAAGGAAAAACAGCCTATTTGGATTAATTCGCTACGACAAATACTTAATGAAGATTCAGAAAACTTGAATTTAAAGTTGCTTTCTAATCAGTTAGGCGTTCATCCTGTACATATTTCAAGAGCAGTTCCTAAGTATTTTGGAAGTTCATTAGGAGATTATATTCGCCAACAAAAAATCAAAAAAGCATTAAGTTATATTTTTTCAAAAAATTATTCCCTAACAGAAATTGCTCATTTGTGTGGTTTTTCAGACCAAAGTCATTTTACACGCACTTTCAAAATCTATCTCAACAAAACTCCTAGTCAGTTTTCTAAACAGGTGTTTTAAGTCAGAAAAAGCTTGATGTTAATTTGGTTCTATTTTATCCATAAAAGAAACTTTAATTTTATGTCTTTAAATAAATTTTTATCAAACTATTATTGTTTCAATGTATAAAATTATCTTCACTTTCTTCTGCTATTTTTTAGCAAGTCAAATTTCATTTGCTCAATTAGATTTTTCTAAAGAAAACATAAGCAAAAACCCTCTATTTTCAAAACTAGATAGTACAATAAAGGCAGGAAAATATGAACAAATAACAAGCGTTTTGGTCGCTCACAATGGCAATTTGATTTTTGAAAAATATTATAATGATACAGATTCAAACTCAATGCACAATACTCGTTCGGCAACAAAAACAATGGCGAGTTTACTGACAGGAATTGCTATAAAAAAAGGGTATATCAATTCTGAAAAAGATAAAATATTCAAGTATTTACAGCACAAACTACCTACGCAAAATGCTGATAAAAGAAAAGAGGAAGTTACGATAGAAGACTTACTCACTATGAGTTCTGTAATGGAATGTGATGACTACAACAGTTTTTCTAGGGGAAATGAAGAAAGAATGTACTTGATAGAAGACTGGACAAGTTTTTTTATTGATTTGCCTATACGAGCTTATACATTTGAGCCAAAACCAGAAAATCAGCCTTATGGACGTTCTTTTCGTTATTGTTCGGCTGGAGCTGCAACTATGGCAGAGATTTTAGAGCGAAGTATAAATATGAAATTAGATTCTTTTGCTTATCATAACCTTTTCAAACCTCTTGGTATTAAAGATTACAAATTAGATTATAATCCAGAAGGAATTTTGAATACAGCAGGAGGAAGTGAATATAGAAGTAGAGATTTTTTGAAACTGATTCAGATGTGTTTGAATGACGGAAAGTGGAATAACCAAGAAATTTTAGAAAAATCTTGGTTAGAAAAAGCAACTACACCAAAAGTAAAAGTTTATGAAGGACTTGAATATGGATATTTATTTTGGCTAAAAAGTTTTGGGCAAGAAAAAATGTATAAAGCATTTTGTATGGCTGGAAACGGTGGACAGAAAATACTAGCAATACCAGAATTAGGCGTAAGTGTCGTAATAACAACAACTAATTATGGAAATGGAAACGGACATAATTATACAGATGAAATAATGAATGCGTTTGTTATTCCTGTAATAGAAAATTAAAAACAATATTGGTTGTTTCAAAGGAACTCCACAGTAATTTTTTCTTAAAGAATACTCCTACTTTGGTTCTGCTGAGTTAGGAGTATTTTTTTGTTTAGTAATTTCTATTTACAAGCTGTTATGCAAAACAAACGAATGTTGTATATTAGTGTCCTTATAAAAAAAGACTAAGACAAACTACTATAAAATGAAACATTCGTTAAGCCTATTTCTACTATTTTTTATCGTTCAATTTACTTTTGCACAAAACACAAATCAAGAAACAACACAAAGAATTGATACCTATTTGGATAGTATCCGAAATGATGAAGCAAAACTCAGACAATTTCTGACAAAACTTCCCAAAGGAGCAGATATTCATCATCATTATAGTGGTTCTGTTTATGCAGAAACGTATTTGGAATATGTAGAAAAGAATAATTTATGGATTAATAGAAATACTTTTGCTATTTCTGATAGCGAAGTTTCAAGAAGCGAACGAAGCGAATGGTCAAGGGTAAATTCACTAAAAGCAGATGGCTATTGGTCAGATATAAAAATAAAAATCATAGAATCTTGGTCGAAGCTCTATTTCAATTATGTTTCAAAACCCAATGACGAACACTTTTT harbors:
- a CDS encoding serine hydrolase, with translation MYKIIFTFFCYFLASQISFAQLDFSKENISKNPLFSKLDSTIKAGKYEQITSVLVAHNGNLIFEKYYNDTDSNSMHNTRSATKTMASLLTGIAIKKGYINSEKDKIFKYLQHKLPTQNADKRKEEVTIEDLLTMSSVMECDDYNSFSRGNEERMYLIEDWTSFFIDLPIRAYTFEPKPENQPYGRSFRYCSAGAATMAEILERSINMKLDSFAYHNLFKPLGIKDYKLDYNPEGILNTAGGSEYRSRDFLKLIQMCLNDGKWNNQEILEKSWLEKATTPKVKVYEGLEYGYLFWLKSFGQEKMYKAFCMAGNGGQKILAIPELGVSVVITTTNYGNGNGHNYTDEIMNAFVIPVIEN
- a CDS encoding AIR synthase-related protein, with the protein product MTSRYSQRGVSSQKEDVHAAIKSVDKGIFPKAFCKIIPDILGGDEEYCNIMHADGAGTKSSLAYLYWKETGDLSVWKGIAQDAVIMNIDDLICVGATDNILLSSTIGRNKNLITGEVIAKIINGTEELLENLREQGITIFSTGGETADVGDLVRTIIVDSTVTARMKRNDVISTDKISEGDVIVGLESFGQATYESEYNGGMGSNGLTSARHDVLTKKYAEKYPESFDNSVPSELVYSGSRSLTDIYEKLPKDIKTDIGKLILSPTRTYAPVVKEILNKIREHIHGMIHCSGGAQTKILHFVNNSQNLHIIKDSLFETPPLFELIQSESKTDWKEMYQVFNMGHRLEIYLPKEHAQTVIDISKSFGIDAKVIGRVEKNDGEGKKLTISSAHGEFIY
- a CDS encoding AraC family transcriptional regulator — protein: MKILTSGKYYGRKESEVNVDKLILSEYDYRSARTDWHYHENPYFMYLLQGNVYDTNKKVTTHCTSGSLIFHNWQETHYNEKATTQARGFHLEFPRSWFEQKKLDSNLWEGSQLINNPTSHYLLAKLYFEFRCQDIYSDISIELLTLQLCETIEKNEFYEKEKQPIWINSLRQILNEDSENLNLKLLSNQLGVHPVHISRAVPKYFGSSLGDYIRQQKIKKALSYIFSKNYSLTEIAHLCGFSDQSHFTRTFKIYLNKTPSQFSKQVF